From Fulvivirga lutea:
AGAACTCTGTTGAAAATGAGTTTTTTGCAGCACTAAATAAAACCAGCAGCTATCAACTTGAAAGCAATAAATTGATTCTAAAAAGTGGAGATACCAGTTTGATCACATTTGAGGAACACTTTTTTGAGTAGTAGCAATGAACCGCATCGACCGACTTTCAGCTATTCTAATTCAGCTTCAGAGTAAGCGCGTTGTAAAGGCTGCTGAAATATCTGAAAGATTCGGAATAAGCCTGCGAACTGTTTACCGAGATATTCGTGCGCTGGAAGAAGCGGGCGTACCCATAGGCGCAGAAGCCGGTGTGGGCTATTTCATTATGGAAGGCTACAGCTTGCCTGCGGTAAAATTCAATAAAGAAGAAGCGGGTGCCATTCTCATGGCTTCTAAATTAGCGGATAAACAAACGGACGGATCGATTAAATCCAATTTGAATAGCGCCTTGTATAAAATCAGAGCAGCACTAAAAATTGAGGAAAAAGAATATCTGGAAAGTATTGAAAACAATATCGAAGTGCTGCACTCGCCTACTCCTACAAACAATAGTAAATTTCCAGATCACTTTCTTACCGATTTACAAAATGCGCTTTCAAAGAAGCGTATTATCAATTTTGATTACTACTCCAGCTACAACGATACTTTCACCAACCGGGATGTAGAGCCACTAAGCCTATGCTATTATTCAAGACATTGGCACTTAATAGGTTTCTGCAGATTAAGAAATGCTCTTAGAGATTTCAGATCAGATAGAATAATGAAACTTCTCATTAAGGATTCGTCCTTTGACCCTAAAAAGCATAAAGACTACAAAGGCTATGTAGAAAGTGTCATTCAAGGTGCTGCATTAACAGAGGTTGAAGTAAGCTTTGACAACCAGGCCGCCAGATATATTTCTGAGCAACGCTACTTTATGGGCTATATAGAAAGTGAAAAACTTGAAAATAGTGAGAAGATGAAGTTTATGACTTCAGATTTAGAATCATTTGCGCGTTGGTTAATCTCATTCGGGCAGTCTGCATTTGTTCACTCACCCGAAAAGCTCAAAAATCGTGTTATTGAGCTCTTAGAAGAAGGGTTGAAAAATTATTTGAAAAAAAATTAATTTTTCTATTTTCCTGCTGACATAGGGTTGTCACCCCACCCCGTTTACTTGCTTAAAATCAATTTAAAACAAGTAAAAATGAAACAGTTAATCACTTTAATCTTAACACTTATGACAACACTGGCAGTAACCGCAACCGAGACAACCACTTATGAATTGGTAGTTTATCGAATTAAAGCAGAATACAAAGACTCCTACGATGAAGTACTCAATGAGGCACGGGAACATATCATGAAATTTCCAGGAATCATTGAGCATCAAACATTCAAATCTTCGGAAGACGAATTATTATTTATGGATTTAGTAAAGTGGAATTCATTGGAAGAGGCTCGTGATGCAGCTCAAAAAGTAGAGCAAATGATGGAGCTGGCTCCATTTATGGCAGCATTCGAAGAAATCAAATTTATGGACCATTTTGAACTATTTAACTCCGAAACGATGAACAAACTAGACTTATCAAAAACTGACAAAGAGTACTATTTGGCTAAGAATGAACCACGAATAGTGAATGTTAAAAACTACAATTACCTGAATATTAGTGGCGTTTCTGCACCTGAAGATCCAATTTTTAACAGTGCGATAGAAGCCATTTATGCTGTGGCATATGGTGTTAAGTTTTCACTGAAGGAGCAGAATAAAGATTTTGTAGTTCCTAAAATGGAAGCACAATGGTGGGTGGAAGGCACTCAGCCTTTCGAGCAAACGCCAAGAAATGAGTGGCATTGGAATATTGTGATACCTATGCCTGAATTCGTGGTAAAAGCAGATGTGGAAGAAGCTGTACAAAATGCTATTGCAAAAAAAGGTTCAAAGCAGATTAGTGAAGTAGAATTTAAGCCATTGAATGAAGGTAAATCCATTCAAATACTTCATATAGGCAGTTATGAAGAAGAGGCCCCAACATTGGAAAAGCTTTTCACTTTTGCTGCTGAACAAGGTTTAGAAGTAAATGGCAAGCACCATGAAATTTACATTTCAGACCCGAGAAAAACCGCTCCTGAGAACTTGAAGACTATTTTGAGGTATCCGGTGAAGTAAAATATACTATTTACCTTATCGTCATTTCGTAGCATAGCAGAGAAATCCCTATCAGTAACATAGTATATAAACTTTCTGTGAGGCTAAGATTCCTCCACTTTGTTACGGAATGACACCCAATTATAATTTATCATTGCGGGTTTGCCTGACTTACTGCTGGCGGGACCCGCAATATAATGGATTATAAAAAAGAGATTCCGGCTCAATTCTACCCATAAGGCATAGCAAGCGAACCTCATCTCTCACCGCACCTAAACAGATGATTTTTATTATTTTAACTCTTAGTAGTATTGAAAAAAACTAAAGACCAATGAGCAGAAAACCTCAAAACGTTAGGTAAAAACCCTCAAATACATAGGGTAAAATACCTGATTCTGGTAAAACATGATACAAAGTGTCTTATATTTAGAAAATATGCTCCATGAATGGCGCAAGTACATTTGTTGGCAGTAATTGATAGTATACATTACTTTAAGTTTTACACAAACAGATAAAAAGTATATCATGTCTCATATCAATATTAAAGTTTTTTCGTCTTCTGATTTAGGCTTCTTTGTTAATTCAACAATTGTCTATGGTAAAAAAGATGCAATTCTATTTGACGCTCAATTACTACAAAGTGAAGCTCAAAAAGTAGTAGATATAATCAAGAACTTAGATAGACAATTAAAAACAATTTTTATAAGTCATGCACATGCTGATCATTATTTTGGATTAGAAACTTTTTTGAGAGCATTTCCAGATGTAAAAATCTATGCACATTCATCTGTGGTGGCTGATGCAAGAAAAACAACTGATCATCAAATTATCGGAATGAAGCAACTATATCAAGAATTGATTCCAGATTCTATTCCTATTCCAGAGCCATATGACGATTTGACTTTTCGTATAGAAGAAGATGACATTCAAATCATTCCTAATCTAGCAGGTGATATAGCTCCAAGCACAGCATATTTTATTCCGTCTGTCCAAACAATGATTGCTGGAGATGTTGTATTCAACAACATTCATCCTTGGACAGTAGACACTAATAATAAAGAGCGTGAGCAATGGATTGACTCACTTGAGAAACTAAAATCATTCAATCCTCAAGTTGTAGTTAGTGGACATAAAGACATAAATCAGCCAGACAGTCCAAGTTCATTAAACTTTATGATTAATTATCTTACGGAATTCAATCGAGCTATTAAGAGTTTTACAAACTCACACGATGTGATTAAACATATGCGACAAAAGTTCCCTGAAGCTAAAAAGACTGGTATACTTAATATAGGAGCAAAAAAGAATAAAGCTGAGAACTTTTCTTTCAAGGATTTTTTTGAAGACTAAAATATCTGAAGAATTTAAGAATGGATGTCAACTATTTTGTTCCATATTTAATTGGAGAATTCAACACCTAAAATAATCTCGGTTATTGAAATTTATCCAAAGGAGAATGATTAAATCAATAAATCTACTGCCAGCAATGGCTAAGAAAACATAGGAAAGACATGGCTTTCCGAAAGATTCGTTCACTTAGCAAATTTCGTTGGACTGACCTTGTTTCAACCAATTTTAGCCATTCTGCTTTCAATTTTGACAGTAATTGTATGCGGACTTGTCGGACTTCCTATCAGACTAAACAACCGAATAAATACTTGGTGGAGAATTCATTTCTACGTTCCAATTTTAATCGAATTTTTAGGGTTAGTTGCTTGTGTAATTTCTTTAATGCCAGGATTTGTAGAAGAAGTAACATATCGAATGGACGGAATGGATACGACTCAAACTGTTCCAAATCAAATCCTTTCTATTTCAGGTTGGTTTTTAATTGCTATTGGAAAATTACATGTTTATCCACCAATAATACTAGAGCAAAAGTTATTGGTATTATTAAATTCAGTAAAACAGTGTAATTTTAAGACATGAAATCTGACATAATAAAATCACAATAAAACAATTTTGAAGACCATTCACAGACGACTGAAAACGGAATTGAGTTTTGGTTTGCAAGAGACATTCAGCATTTATTGGGATATTCTGAATGGCGTAATTTCCAAAAAGTAATAGTTAAAGCAAAAACTTCTTGCGAAGCCACGGACAATAATATATCAGACCATTTTGTTGACGTCAACAAAATGGTCAAACTTGGCTCAGGAAGTGAAAGAGAGATTGAGGATATTATGTTGACAAGATACGCTTGTTATCTAATTGCTCAAAATGGGGACCCAAGAAAGGAGCCAATAGCATTTGCACAGAATTATTTTGCTGTACAGACAAGGAAACTTGAAGTAATTGAACAAAGAATAAAAGATTGGGAAAGACTTCAAGCAAGACAAAAATTGACTTTGTCAGAAAAAGAGCTTTCAGAATTAATTTATGAAAAAACGGGAAATGACAAAAATTTTGGACTGATAAGAAGTAAAGGCGACCAAGCTCTTTTTGGGAAATCTACTCAGCAAATGAAAAATTTACTTAGAGTACCAAAAGGCAGGGCTCTCACTGACTTCTTACCAACAATTACAATAAAAGCAAAAGACTTTGCCACAGAGATAACTGTATTTAATACAAAAGAAAAAGGCTTACGTTCTGAAAGACAAATTTCGGCTGAACACATAACCAACAACAGAGGTGTTAGAGACATTTTATTAAAAAGAGGAATTAAACCAGAAGAGCTACCCGCTGAAGAGGATATTAAAAAATTGGAAAGACGTGTAACTTCTGAACCAAAAAAAATCTTGGGAAAAATCCTGATAAATTGAAATAAAAAACGACACCACAACAATCGCTATAAAAACATGCCCTTCGGGACGCGTTTCATATCGGGAACGTCACCCCCTCCCACAAATCCCAACATAAGGACAGTACTCACAAACCTTCTTATCTTCTACCTGATCCAAGGGTATCCCCACCCCACCTAAACAGGTGATTTTTATTATTTTAACTCTTAGTAGCATTGAAAAAAAAGTAAAGACCACTGAGCAGAAAAGCCCAAAACGTTAGGTAAAAACCCTCAAATGCATAGGGTAAAACACCTAATTCTGGTAAAACATGCTACAAAGTGTCTTATATTTAGAAAATAGGCGCCAAGAATAGTGCATATACATTTGTTGTTCTTAAGCTTAAAAACAACCGAAACAGAAAGACATTGAATGAAAAAAATAGACCTTCATACACATACTATTTCGACAATTAGCGACTATCCTTTTGACTTTGACCTTTCAAAAGTCAAAGAGTATGTTGACAAGTTGAAAATTGATGCTCTAGCTATCACGAATCACAATGTTTTTGACTTAGCGCAATATTTACATATTAAAAACAACCTGACAATTACCGTTTTCCCAGGTATTGAAGTCGACTTAGAAGGCGGTCATCTTTTGGTAATAACTGATTCAGACGAATTTGAAATCTCAAACTTTGACGAAAAATGCAAGCAAGTTACTGCTTTAATTAAAACAAATACTGACACACTTACAATTGCACAATTCAAAAGCATTTTTACCGAGCTTCACAAATACATTCTTATTCCGCATTACGACAAAAGTCCAGAAATAAAGAAAGCAACAATAGCGGATTTGCAACCTCATATTACATCAGGCGAAGTAGCTAGTATCCCAAAATTCAAAAGAATGATGAAAGAACAGAACGGGCTTACGCCCGTCCTGTTTAGTGATATGCGTTTTAGTAGTAGCTTAGTTGACTTTCCGACAAGGCACACATTTGTTGATCTTAAAGAAATTTCCATAGCAGGA
This genomic window contains:
- a CDS encoding helix-turn-helix transcriptional regulator, which encodes MNRIDRLSAILIQLQSKRVVKAAEISERFGISLRTVYRDIRALEEAGVPIGAEAGVGYFIMEGYSLPAVKFNKEEAGAILMASKLADKQTDGSIKSNLNSALYKIRAALKIEEKEYLESIENNIEVLHSPTPTNNSKFPDHFLTDLQNALSKKRIINFDYYSSYNDTFTNRDVEPLSLCYYSRHWHLIGFCRLRNALRDFRSDRIMKLLIKDSSFDPKKHKDYKGYVESVIQGAALTEVEVSFDNQAARYISEQRYFMGYIESEKLENSEKMKFMTSDLESFARWLISFGQSAFVHSPEKLKNRVIELLEEGLKNYLKKN
- a CDS encoding GyrI-like domain-containing protein, with product MKQLITLILTLMTTLAVTATETTTYELVVYRIKAEYKDSYDEVLNEAREHIMKFPGIIEHQTFKSSEDELLFMDLVKWNSLEEARDAAQKVEQMMELAPFMAAFEEIKFMDHFELFNSETMNKLDLSKTDKEYYLAKNEPRIVNVKNYNYLNISGVSAPEDPIFNSAIEAIYAVAYGVKFSLKEQNKDFVVPKMEAQWWVEGTQPFEQTPRNEWHWNIVIPMPEFVVKADVEEAVQNAIAKKGSKQISEVEFKPLNEGKSIQILHIGSYEEEAPTLEKLFTFAAEQGLEVNGKHHEIYISDPRKTAPENLKTILRYPVK
- a CDS encoding MBL fold metallo-hydrolase; protein product: MSHINIKVFSSSDLGFFVNSTIVYGKKDAILFDAQLLQSEAQKVVDIIKNLDRQLKTIFISHAHADHYFGLETFLRAFPDVKIYAHSSVVADARKTTDHQIIGMKQLYQELIPDSIPIPEPYDDLTFRIEEDDIQIIPNLAGDIAPSTAYFIPSVQTMIAGDVVFNNIHPWTVDTNNKEREQWIDSLEKLKSFNPQVVVSGHKDINQPDSPSSLNFMINYLTEFNRAIKSFTNSHDVIKHMRQKFPEAKKTGILNIGAKKNKAENFSFKDFFED
- the dinD gene encoding DNA damage-inducible protein D — encoded protein: MQHLLGYSEWRNFQKVIVKAKTSCEATDNNISDHFVDVNKMVKLGSGSEREIEDIMLTRYACYLIAQNGDPRKEPIAFAQNYFAVQTRKLEVIEQRIKDWERLQARQKLTLSEKELSELIYEKTGNDKNFGLIRSKGDQALFGKSTQQMKNLLRVPKGRALTDFLPTITIKAKDFATEITVFNTKEKGLRSERQISAEHITNNRGVRDILLKRGIKPEELPAEEDIKKLERRVTSEPKKILGKILIN